The Coleofasciculus sp. FACHB-T130 genome has a segment encoding these proteins:
- the gmk gene encoding guanylate kinase yields MKTGRLIVLTGPSGVGKGTLLRSLLQRHPELYYSVSATTRAPRPGEIEGKHYYFVSRNQFEQMLEAGELLEWAEFAGNCYGTLRRQVEEQIQQGQWVILEIELEGARQIRQNFPSALQIFILPPSVSELENRIRGRGQDSEVAIARRLNRAEAEIAAASEFDIQIMNDDLEKALNRIEAAIFTPASC; encoded by the coding sequence ATGAAAACTGGCAGGCTGATTGTTTTGACTGGGCCGAGTGGCGTAGGCAAAGGTACTTTGCTGCGATCGCTCTTGCAGCGTCATCCGGAACTGTATTATTCTGTATCCGCGACGACTCGCGCCCCTCGTCCCGGCGAAATTGAGGGAAAACACTATTATTTTGTTAGCCGCAACCAGTTTGAGCAAATGCTGGAAGCTGGTGAATTACTGGAGTGGGCTGAGTTTGCTGGTAACTGTTATGGCACCCTACGACGACAAGTGGAGGAGCAAATCCAGCAGGGTCAGTGGGTGATATTAGAAATTGAACTAGAAGGGGCGCGGCAGATCAGACAAAATTTCCCAAGCGCCCTACAGATTTTTATCCTACCGCCTTCCGTCAGCGAACTAGAAAATCGAATCCGAGGACGCGGGCAAGATTCAGAGGTAGCGATCGCGCGACGGCTTAACCGTGCCGAAGCCGAAATTGCTGCGGCGAGTGAATTCGATATTCAAATCATGAACGACGATCTGGAAAAAGCCCTGAATCGTATCGAAGCCGCTATCTTCACACCGGCAAGCTGTTGA
- a CDS encoding Na/Pi symporter, with protein sequence MLFSKNSKKKILKLLGLSLVVTALIVSPSLSGNNFHLFNAPALEVSVNAQSPAGTDAAQQNPASAEGEEKGKSDKAESASSEGETKGKIDIFKIVMGVLAGLVLFLYGVTRLAEGLEAIAGDRAKNLIDKFTSNRFAAVATGTVATTILDSSSVTIIMTIAMVSAGLLTFVQSLGVVLGSNIGTTIGAELIAFKINEYAPIALFLGFLLHFLGKTDRWKNIGLILLGIGLLFFGLDTIDEAMKPFRDYQPFIDWMKTLGENPLLGALVGALFTVLIQSSSATVAIVITLAASGLISLPAGIALMLGAEVGTCADTLVATIGRSREAVRTGVFHVIFNVITAVVGILFAAQLASLAQWISGGADVARQIANAQVIFNVLGVVLVIGFLPLIARGLEMLIPGGKSNRQLAGEPQREQTKV encoded by the coding sequence ATGTTGTTTTCAAAAAATTCAAAGAAAAAAATACTTAAGTTGTTGGGTTTGAGCCTTGTAGTTACAGCTTTGATTGTTAGTCCTTCCCTATCAGGAAATAATTTCCACTTATTTAACGCACCCGCGTTAGAAGTTAGTGTCAATGCTCAGTCTCCGGCTGGAACTGATGCGGCACAGCAGAATCCTGCTTCCGCTGAAGGCGAAGAAAAGGGAAAAAGTGACAAGGCTGAGAGTGCCTCGTCTGAAGGAGAAACGAAAGGAAAGATCGATATTTTCAAAATTGTCATGGGTGTGCTGGCGGGTCTGGTGCTGTTTTTATATGGTGTGACCCGGCTTGCTGAGGGACTCGAAGCGATCGCCGGCGATCGCGCAAAAAATCTCATCGATAAGTTCACCAGCAATCGCTTTGCCGCAGTGGCAACTGGCACGGTGGCAACAACCATATTAGATTCATCGTCGGTCACGATCATCATGACGATCGCGATGGTGAGTGCTGGGTTGTTGACGTTCGTCCAGTCTCTCGGCGTGGTTCTAGGTTCCAACATCGGAACGACCATCGGCGCTGAACTGATCGCTTTTAAGATTAACGAATATGCACCGATAGCCTTGTTCCTTGGTTTCTTGTTGCATTTTTTGGGCAAGACAGACCGCTGGAAGAACATCGGTTTAATTTTATTGGGGATAGGCTTGCTCTTCTTCGGTCTAGACACGATTGACGAGGCGATGAAACCGTTCCGGGACTACCAACCCTTTATTGATTGGATGAAAACCTTAGGGGAAAATCCGCTGCTGGGTGCCTTAGTTGGGGCGCTGTTTACCGTCTTGATTCAATCCTCTTCCGCCACAGTAGCCATTGTCATTACGCTGGCAGCTTCTGGCTTGATCTCATTGCCCGCAGGCATCGCCTTGATGCTGGGTGCGGAAGTTGGCACCTGTGCTGACACGTTGGTAGCGACGATTGGGCGATCGCGCGAAGCTGTGCGGACGGGTGTCTTTCATGTGATTTTCAATGTGATAACCGCAGTCGTGGGGATCTTATTTGCGGCTCAATTAGCAAGCCTTGCCCAGTGGATTTCTGGGGGGGCTGATGTTGCCCGCCAAATTGCCAATGCTCAGGTGATATTCAACGTATTGGGCGTAGTGTTGGTTATCGGGTTTCTACCGTTAATCGCCCGTGGATTGGAAATGCTAATTCCCGGCGGTAAATCGAACCGGCAACTCGCAGGGGAGCCTCAAAGGGAACAAACTAAAGTGTAG
- a CDS encoding AarF/UbiB family protein, whose product MNRYSLIQSRRYDPEAIAQYFRYRPWRVLWRAIKIIWLFAGFVLGLKWDDWLNQDWKNREKRATQLREILTRLGPTFIKVGQALSTRPDLVRKDFLEELIKLQDQLPPFDNAIAFNIIETELERSVEEIYREISPEPLAAASLGQVYRARLHTGEEVAVKVQRPNLLPTITLDLYLMRWMAAWLSPWLPLNLGHNLTLIVDEFGYKLFEEIDYLNEGRNAEKFATNFRDDPSVKVPAIYWRYTNTRVLTLEWIDGFKLNDTERIKAADLETDTLIEIGVTAGLRQLLEYGFFHADPHPGNLFALPDGRMAYIDFGMMDQMEEDTKETLVSAVVHLINKDYIELAKDFVKLGFLTPETDIVPIIPALESVLGDVIGESVQDFNFKTITDKFSELMYDYPFRIPAKFALIIRSLVTQEGLALSLNPNFKIVEVAYPYVARRLLTGESPEMRRRLIEVLFKDGKFQWQRLENMIAIARSDDNFDLLPTAQLGLQFLLSEEGQFLRRQVLIALTEDDRLHTEEVRRLWNLVKDDLKPSRLFNVALGALTELSTEGVAALLPSFATLAALQERE is encoded by the coding sequence GTGAATCGGTACTCCCTCATCCAGTCTCGGCGCTACGATCCCGAAGCGATCGCCCAGTACTTCCGCTATCGTCCCTGGCGAGTTCTCTGGCGAGCCATCAAAATTATCTGGTTATTTGCAGGGTTTGTTCTTGGCTTAAAGTGGGACGATTGGCTGAACCAGGACTGGAAGAATCGAGAGAAACGCGCCACTCAACTGCGGGAAATCCTCACTCGCCTGGGTCCAACCTTTATTAAAGTCGGTCAAGCTCTCTCCACAAGACCCGACTTAGTGCGGAAAGACTTTTTAGAAGAACTCATCAAATTACAAGACCAACTGCCGCCATTTGATAATGCGATCGCATTCAATATCATTGAAACCGAGCTAGAACGCTCAGTAGAAGAGATATATAGAGAAATATCCCCAGAACCACTTGCTGCCGCCAGTCTGGGTCAAGTTTATCGAGCGCGTCTTCACACCGGCGAAGAAGTCGCCGTCAAGGTGCAACGCCCCAACTTGCTACCAACCATCACCCTCGACCTTTACTTGATGCGATGGATGGCGGCTTGGTTGAGTCCTTGGCTTCCCCTAAATTTAGGGCATAACCTGACTCTGATCGTCGATGAATTCGGTTACAAGTTATTTGAAGAAATTGACTACCTCAACGAAGGACGAAACGCCGAAAAGTTTGCCACTAATTTCCGCGATGACCCCAGCGTTAAAGTCCCAGCCATCTACTGGCGCTACACCAACACTCGCGTCCTGACTCTAGAGTGGATTGACGGCTTCAAACTGAACGATACCGAGCGCATTAAAGCAGCCGATTTGGAAACCGATACCTTGATCGAGATTGGCGTCACCGCCGGTCTACGACAGCTATTGGAATACGGCTTTTTCCATGCTGATCCCCATCCAGGTAACCTGTTTGCCCTGCCAGATGGTCGTATGGCTTATATAGACTTTGGCATGATGGATCAGATGGAGGAGGATACCAAAGAAACCCTCGTCAGTGCCGTTGTTCACCTAATTAACAAAGACTATATTGAGTTAGCCAAAGACTTTGTTAAGCTAGGCTTTTTGACGCCAGAAACGGATATTGTTCCGATCATTCCGGCACTAGAAAGTGTGCTAGGAGATGTCATCGGCGAAAGTGTACAAGACTTTAACTTTAAGACAATTACAGACAAGTTCTCGGAACTGATGTATGACTATCCGTTCCGAATTCCGGCGAAGTTTGCCTTAATTATTCGTTCCCTGGTGACACAAGAGGGATTAGCTCTCAGCTTGAATCCCAATTTCAAAATTGTCGAAGTTGCCTATCCCTACGTAGCGCGGCGTTTGCTGACTGGCGAATCTCCAGAAATGCGACGGCGATTGATTGAAGTCTTGTTCAAAGACGGCAAATTCCAATGGCAGCGGTTAGAGAACATGATTGCGATCGCTCGCTCAGATGATAACTTCGATCTATTGCCTACGGCTCAACTAGGATTACAGTTTCTCCTCTCTGAAGAAGGACAATTTCTGCGACGCCAAGTGCTAATCGCTTTGACAGAAGATGACCGACTTCATACCGAAGAAGTGCGACGTCTATGGAATCTAGTGAAAGATGACCTGAAGCCGTCACGGTTGTTTAATGTAGCCCTCGGAGCCTTGACGGAACTCTCCACTGAAGGAGTCGCCGCACTATTACCTTCTTTTGCCACACTTGCTGCCTTGCAGGAGAGAGAATAA
- a CDS encoding SH3 domain-containing protein, whose product MRLGSLKVIGGCATTVTLLALAVGLSVPKNLAEPSQDGNKFAPRTVAPEQAGGVTEAQTAREAIKARVGTANALGAGIAGTATDDGRVYNVLSTVNIRSCPSTSCRILRVARPGADVLNDPSGGTQQGNGYTWIRVTYGFNSTNACDSNRAQGWMIVNPLAPGKVRVTKGPLNVRSSPCSGRIIKTLPTGTTLDFHPDQNQWSNKWYKVVVPGATPGPLGYVDGWDFADVY is encoded by the coding sequence ATGCGCCTTGGATCTCTTAAAGTAATTGGTGGATGTGCCACAACGGTTACGCTACTAGCCCTTGCAGTAGGTTTGTCCGTCCCCAAAAATTTAGCTGAACCTTCTCAAGATGGTAACAAATTTGCTCCCAGAACTGTCGCACCAGAACAAGCGGGCGGTGTTACGGAAGCTCAGACAGCCCGCGAAGCGATAAAAGCTAGGGTTGGTACGGCAAATGCTCTCGGTGCAGGTATCGCTGGCACGGCGACGGATGATGGTCGGGTTTATAACGTCCTGAGTACCGTGAACATTCGCTCTTGTCCCAGTACCAGCTGCCGTATCCTGCGGGTCGCTAGACCCGGAGCTGATGTTCTCAACGATCCTAGCGGAGGTACTCAGCAAGGCAATGGTTATACTTGGATTCGCGTAACTTACGGATTTAATTCTACCAATGCTTGTGATAGCAATCGCGCTCAAGGATGGATGATCGTTAATCCTCTCGCTCCTGGAAAGGTTCGCGTAACAAAAGGGCCGTTAAATGTTCGGTCATCGCCATGTTCGGGTCGCATTATTAAAACTTTACCCACTGGCACAACTCTAGACTTCCATCCAGACCAAAACCAATGGAGCAACAAGTGGTATAAAGTTGTTGTTCCTGGGGCGACGCCAGGGCCTTTGGGCTATGTTGATGGTTGGGACTTCGCGGATGTCTACTAA
- a CDS encoding M1 family metallopeptidase produces MKLQTYFDSENNGHKSFELPGARPHYNPDRPGQVEHIFLDLALDIPNETVGGTCAITLLPVRSGIDRLTLDAVNLNIQSVQVDEIPQSFDYDGEQLHIQMQTPTQVGKTIEIAIAYSVEKPQRGIYFISPNKHYPDKPVQVWTQGEDEDSRFWFPCFDYPGQLATSEIRVKVPKLLVAISNGLLIKTEEDNHYKTYHWLQEQVHPTYLMTLAVGDFAEIQDEWNDKPVTYYVEKGREEDARRSMGKTPEMIEFFSEKFGYPYPYPKYAQVCVDDFIFGGMENTSTTLLTDRCLLDKRASLDNRTTESLVAHELAHQWFGDLVVIKHWSHAWIKEGMASYSEVLWTHQEYGLQDAAYYLLNEARSYLVEDSSRYRRPIVTHVYREAIELYDRHLYEKGACVYHMIRAELGDELFFKAIHTFVQDNAHKTVETVDLLRAIEKATGRNLLFLFDQYVYRGGHPDFKVAYSWDTDSKLAKVTVTQTQATSDTNGSRSDLFDLKIPIAFGYVSGNSPSENNVETSASSSEQSSTVNFKTFAVRVHEREQSFYFPLEEKPHFISFDIGNNFLKTVSLEYPVQELKAQLQSDPDPVSRIYAAEALAKKGGLKVVKALSFALKNDSFWGVRAEVAKQLAEVKLDQAFDGLVAGLKDKEALVRRAVVQALGTIKTHDSYKALKPLVEDGDPSYYVESAAVNAIGGIGAANLDEKPKEEKVLKLLQTVLKEKAGWNEVVRTGAIAGLSQLKTSPQALDLILEYTAQGVPQALRLAAIRALGTISTGQNNVNLERILEQLAELSKETFFLTQVSVAIALGQMETPKAIGILRSLADQTPDGRVRRIAEEAVERVQKNVGSDQAIKQLRDELDLIKKQNQELKSRLENLEAKSSTSGT; encoded by the coding sequence ATGAAGTTGCAGACTTATTTCGATTCAGAAAATAACGGTCACAAATCCTTTGAACTGCCCGGTGCCCGTCCCCACTACAACCCAGATCGACCCGGACAAGTCGAGCATATTTTCCTGGATTTAGCCCTGGATATTCCTAATGAAACCGTCGGAGGTACTTGCGCCATTACCTTACTGCCGGTGCGGAGTGGGATTGACCGTTTAACCTTAGATGCCGTCAACCTAAATATTCAGTCAGTGCAGGTTGACGAAATACCGCAAAGCTTTGACTATGACGGCGAACAACTGCACATCCAGATGCAGACACCTACTCAGGTGGGAAAAACGATCGAGATAGCGATCGCCTACTCGGTGGAGAAACCCCAGCGCGGTATCTACTTTATTTCCCCCAACAAACACTATCCCGATAAACCCGTTCAAGTTTGGACGCAGGGAGAAGATGAGGATTCCCGCTTCTGGTTCCCCTGCTTTGACTATCCCGGACAGTTAGCCACTTCAGAAATTCGGGTCAAAGTTCCCAAACTCCTAGTCGCCATCTCCAACGGATTGCTCATCAAAACCGAGGAAGATAACCACTACAAAACTTATCACTGGTTGCAAGAGCAAGTTCATCCCACCTACCTGATGACGCTCGCAGTGGGTGACTTTGCCGAAATTCAAGATGAATGGAACGACAAGCCTGTCACCTACTATGTGGAGAAGGGCAGAGAAGAAGATGCCCGCCGTAGTATGGGCAAAACGCCGGAAATGATTGAATTTTTCAGTGAAAAATTTGGTTATCCCTACCCCTATCCCAAATACGCCCAAGTGTGCGTCGATGACTTCATCTTCGGTGGAATGGAGAACACCTCCACCACGCTGCTAACCGACCGCTGCTTGCTGGATAAACGGGCATCTTTAGATAATCGCACCACAGAAAGCTTAGTCGCTCACGAACTCGCCCACCAGTGGTTTGGAGATTTAGTCGTCATCAAGCACTGGTCTCATGCTTGGATTAAAGAAGGGATGGCTTCTTACTCAGAAGTGCTGTGGACACACCAAGAGTATGGTTTGCAAGATGCAGCATATTACCTGCTCAATGAAGCTCGCAGCTACCTTGTAGAAGACAGCAGCCGTTACCGTCGCCCGATTGTCACTCATGTCTATCGTGAGGCGATTGAACTGTATGACCGCCACCTCTATGAAAAAGGTGCTTGTGTCTATCACATGATTCGGGCGGAGTTGGGAGACGAGCTATTTTTTAAAGCCATCCACACCTTTGTTCAGGACAACGCCCATAAAACAGTTGAAACTGTTGACCTGCTACGGGCAATTGAAAAAGCGACGGGTCGCAACTTACTATTTTTATTTGATCAGTACGTTTATCGCGGCGGTCATCCAGATTTCAAAGTTGCTTATTCCTGGGATACTGATAGCAAGTTGGCTAAAGTTACCGTTACTCAAACTCAAGCCACCAGCGATACTAACGGCAGTCGTAGCGATTTATTTGACCTAAAAATTCCCATTGCTTTTGGCTATGTCTCAGGAAATTCCCCCAGCGAGAATAATGTAGAGACGTCAGCTTCCTCGTCTGAACAATCCTCCACCGTCAATTTCAAAACTTTCGCAGTCAGGGTTCACGAACGGGAACAAAGCTTTTACTTCCCCCTTGAAGAGAAACCCCATTTTATTAGCTTTGACATCGGGAATAATTTCCTAAAAACGGTGTCCTTAGAGTATCCAGTTCAGGAACTCAAAGCCCAACTGCAATCCGATCCCGATCCCGTCTCTCGCATCTATGCGGCTGAGGCGTTGGCGAAAAAAGGCGGATTGAAGGTCGTAAAAGCGCTTTCTTTCGCCCTGAAAAACGATTCTTTCTGGGGCGTCCGGGCGGAAGTTGCTAAACAGTTGGCAGAAGTTAAACTCGATCAAGCGTTTGACGGTCTAGTTGCGGGTCTAAAAGATAAAGAAGCCTTAGTGCGTCGTGCAGTGGTGCAAGCATTGGGAACGATCAAAACCCATGACAGCTATAAAGCACTGAAACCATTAGTAGAAGATGGCGACCCTAGCTATTATGTGGAGTCCGCAGCGGTTAATGCGATTGGCGGAATTGGGGCGGCAAATCTGGACGAAAAGCCCAAAGAAGAGAAAGTGTTGAAGCTGCTGCAAACAGTACTCAAAGAAAAGGCGGGTTGGAATGAGGTTGTGAGAACTGGCGCGATCGCTGGTTTGTCTCAACTCAAAACTTCGCCCCAAGCGCTGGATCTGATTCTGGAATACACCGCCCAAGGCGTTCCCCAAGCGTTGCGTCTAGCTGCCATTCGCGCTTTGGGAACCATTTCAACGGGTCAGAATAATGTCAACTTGGAACGAATTCTCGAACAACTTGCAGAACTCTCCAAAGAGACATTTTTCTTAACCCAAGTATCAGTCGCGATCGCACTAGGGCAAATGGAGACTCCCAAAGCGATTGGGATTTTGCGAAGTCTTGCCGACCAAACCCCCGATGGACGAGTCCGTCGCATCGCTGAGGAAGCGGTTGAGCGGGTGCAAAAAAATGTTGGATCGGATCAAGCGATCAAGCAACTGCGAGACGAACTCGACCTGATCAAGAAGCAAAACCAGGAACTCAAAAGCCGCTTGGAAAACCTAGAAGCTAAGTCCAGCACCTCAGGTACCTAA
- a CDS encoding glycerophosphodiester phosphodiesterase, whose product MWRVFKLALLTTAALAVFPVGEAAAATLTGAPPIVIGHRGASGYRPEHTLAAYELAIEMGADFIEPDLVSTKDGVLIARHENEISGTTDVANRPEFANRKTTKTIDGKPVTGWFTEDFTLAEIKTLRAKERIPELRPGSVKFDGLYEIPTLQEVIDLAKKKSAEKGRTIGIYPETKHPTYFDSIGLSLEEPLVKILSENGYTDADDAVFIQSFEVANLKFLKTLTNLPLVQLFDASTAKPYDFVVSGDSRTYGDLITSSGLNAIAQYASGIGPWKRLIIPAETVDQNGDGQPDDLNGDGVISDADKPLLQPTSLISDAHAAGLLVHAYTFRSEDFFLAPDYNGNPELEYEQFFKLGIDGVFSDFPDTAVAVRNRIAGDRSQDVPEPTTLLAFGILPIAEILRRRQNKFKKA is encoded by the coding sequence ATGTGGCGCGTTTTTAAGCTAGCTTTATTAACAACAGCAGCTTTGGCAGTTTTTCCAGTGGGTGAAGCAGCAGCAGCAACTTTGACGGGTGCCCCTCCAATTGTGATTGGACATCGGGGCGCTAGCGGCTACCGTCCCGAACATACGTTAGCAGCCTATGAGCTGGCAATTGAGATGGGCGCTGATTTTATTGAACCTGACTTAGTTTCGACAAAAGACGGCGTTCTAATTGCTCGCCATGAAAATGAAATTTCTGGAACGACAGACGTTGCAAATCGCCCAGAATTTGCTAACCGCAAGACAACCAAAACAATTGATGGAAAACCAGTCACCGGCTGGTTTACCGAAGATTTTACCTTGGCTGAAATCAAGACTCTCCGGGCGAAAGAGCGTATCCCTGAATTGCGCCCCGGATCGGTCAAATTTGATGGTTTGTATGAAATTCCGACTTTGCAAGAAGTTATCGACCTAGCCAAGAAAAAGAGTGCCGAAAAAGGTCGCACGATTGGTATTTATCCGGAAACGAAGCATCCCACCTACTTTGATTCCATCGGATTATCGTTAGAGGAACCTTTGGTAAAAATCCTCAGCGAGAACGGTTACACCGATGCGGATGATGCGGTTTTCATTCAATCCTTTGAAGTTGCAAACCTGAAATTTCTCAAAACACTGACGAATTTGCCGCTAGTTCAGTTGTTTGATGCAAGTACCGCCAAGCCGTATGATTTTGTTGTCAGTGGTGATTCTCGCACCTATGGCGATCTCATAACTTCTTCAGGATTGAATGCGATCGCGCAATATGCAAGCGGAATTGGCCCTTGGAAACGTCTGATTATTCCGGCTGAGACGGTCGATCAAAATGGCGATGGTCAACCTGACGATCTCAATGGGGATGGGGTCATTAGCGATGCTGACAAGCCATTGTTACAACCCACATCCCTAATTAGTGACGCCCATGCGGCGGGTTTGCTGGTTCATGCCTACACTTTCCGCAGTGAAGACTTCTTCCTCGCTCCAGACTACAACGGCAACCCAGAGCTGGAGTACGAACAATTCTTTAAATTAGGGATTGATGGTGTCTTTAGCGACTTTCCAGATACCGCCGTTGCAGTTCGCAACCGGATCGCTGGCGATCGCAGCCAAGACGTTCCCGAACCCACAACCCTACTGGCGTTTGGTATTCTCCCAATCGCAGAGATTTTGCGCCGTCGCCAAAATAAATTTAAAAAGGCTTGA